The genomic interval TGAATGTATATTTAACATCACaaagtatattatacatataagaatatatatataaaacgtatTTGCTATTTGATTTCtacctcaatatacatataacagctattttttttttttatattttaattatacataaataaatacgtggCAGTGACTCTtggtacaaatataatattaatatttaccgCGGAAAAgacaaaaaacatatatatatattattcccATATGTGATTCAGTTATACAAAAATGGCCCCAAcaagaatattataatatatatatacaggatTAACTAATTGACAGTTTTACTTCGgatgattttgaaaaaaataaaaataaaatatccttacatatatcaaaacattttcttttttttttacacataaatGTTCTTAAATCAATTGACTCAGGGAATTGATCACAGTTTTTAAAACTTATACCGTTCTCTATTTCAGTATATGTTAGTCACGTCAAATTCAACTTatacaactatttttttttttattagtattgcAACCGTTTTgatttacaattaaatacacataaatacgcataaattaaaataaatattttaaaaaatcaacagtATTTCCGATCATGGTAGAATCATTATCACCTGCGATCAATTTCCAACTGAACATCAAAGATACAACAACATACCttttatacattaaatttatacctatatatacaaaaaaaaatcgtttaaatCTTTCAATAATAAACTCAAACGGGTCCGAAATTTATTTCCGGCCAAATCTATTCCATTTATCAAAAGTTTATTACtactatataataatagttacaCGACTTAACTCACTCTAAAATATCATAATAGGTGTGTGTATAAAAGTGTAAaaactaaaattgacaaaaataaaataacctgTGACTAAATAATTTTCCTCGGGCACTTAAATAAGCAAAATTTcatcgatttaaaattaatttacattcGTTTTATCTCTCGAATTTATCGTCAATTTCAAATCGTGAAACTTTTCGAAAATTGTACTATAAACTTAATCCGCATATAAAAGCGCGGAAAATATCGTATTTTGTTGAACAGCTCAAGATACGACATTAACTTCAGAAGTTAATCTACGTTTCTCTCgagtcaacaaaaaaaaaatgcattcataaGCGTATCAAAATAATACAGAATCGGACACTACATATTAACATATAACACGTCATCTGCAttcgtaaaatatatattatacttaacgTATCTTAACATAGTCTAACATTGAAATCAATGTATATCCAATCATTGAACATTTGAAGtatatttaaacatacaaaTTTCATTATGTTCCGATACACTTCAAATGAATTCAATCAAAAAAcctaattttttattagaaacGAAAGACCAACGGTCAATCTTCTACCAGCTAAAGTACCAGATACATAACTCGTCTTAAATTAACACTGGGATTTAGCTATGTGCACTGTCTGCGAAGTTCGCCACCAAACAAAAGATCGGTCAAACAATTCTTCAGAACATCATAGATGTTCGTAAAGCACGAattcaatatattcaaaatagttAAGCGAACACTTCAAGAATCCGCGAAGAACGGTTTGAGCGATCTCGAATTGACGAGAGACACTGCATAaagttaaatacaatatatgtacatagttgaaatTCGAAAAGTCACTATacatcaatttaaataaataagtaatccATTAACGTACATTCTTAATATTACTTTTGTGATCACTTAATTACACAGCCTATATATTGTATACtttaaaattcttaaaattgcaaaataaaattatacacatgtatgtatatttcaagtgaTTATTCAGCATCGAAAACAATTTCACGGTGGAAATCGCCAGGAATGAAAAAGAATTTACCAAAGGTCAAAGTATTTTGTAGAAAAATATTCAATCAGGTTACTCAGCTCTTACTCACAAAAATTAACGCACTTATTAACACCAAAATGCTTCGGTATgtaaattctaataaaaaaaaatatataatacaatattatacgaTATGACAAAAATCGAATCGTACTTAGTAATTTGTCGTTTATCACTGGttcaattataataatcaacTCAATTTATTAAACCAAAATAATTCACATTTCGCGTTTAAGATAAATTTCTCAAACACAGAAAAATCTTTATCGGAAAGTACAGTTTTAGGTTCTATACACACTTTGAGGGACTTCTTTACACTATGCCTTACGTGTTATCTAATTATTGCTCGtcaattatttgtaattaatcatgtaaaacaatattacataaaaattcaatgcCGAAATAATTGCAACGCCCTAAACATATTTTTTGAGATCAAACTAAATGACAACCATTGTTCCAAAGTAGTgtaagagtaaaaaaaaaagcatttttacaattattcatCAATCGAACTCTCCACTAGTTACTTTATGAACAAACAACAAATTGGTTTCTATAATTAAATCACCTTAGTTCAATATTTAACCAtaattaaatagtaaaatactCCAAAATTACATTcacaaacaaaaattttattagaaTCGATTATAAGCGTCCGCGGaaagaaaatcaaaatttcCTATTCATTTTGCATTTGTACATAGCGAtggcaattaattaaaattaatttccctACGACTTCAAACAGCACTACCATTTCAATTCGAGtaactacatattttacaattaatcaGACGGTtacaatttaaactattttaaaaataatgaaacacgaaatgttcaaattgaataaaattacgcTATTCTATTCACAAGAGGTGCCTTTCTCCGACTCACATGTGGCGTTGCGCTCACagtatgataaataaaattagtttttgGTCTTTTCGCAGGATTCTctggaaaaaacaaaaacattaaattagTAAACATCAATTTACAACATCAATCTGCTTAAGCATATGCATCTTTAAAATACCTGTATGAAACTGTGAAGATGCCAATGCAAATTCCAACATCAAAGGTTTACTTTCTTCCACTTCTACATCATCGTACGTATTTTCCATAACCtgcgtaaaaaaaaattattattcaacatggcatattatcaattttatattaatttacataacaTTTAAATTCCgcataaaattattacaatatatacctCCACATCGCTAGTCTCATCATCATAATGATGTACGAGCGTGGGCGAACCAGCCGGGGAAGATGACACTAAGTACGCTTCGTCGACGTCTAATTCCTCTTCTTCAGATCCATAGTCTTCACCGTTATTCTCACTGCAAAACTTCATCTCCCCTCGCTCTAAAGCTTCCAAACTATCAGGCCTGACCATCGCCTTTCGAATAGCTTGAGGATCTTTACGAGACCATTTTTGTACTTCTTCGTCCATTTTAACGACTTTCGTCGGGTTCATCGCCCAAAGACAACCTAAAACGACAATAGAATACAAAGTTAATTACAATCCAATAAGCAGAAGTGAATACATCGAATCGCATCAAAATTCAATCAACAGTACCTTTTCTTTGACTGCCGTTTGTAGCGGGTTTTTCAATCTTTTCAAAACACTTATTTAAACTAAGATTATGTCTGACTGAATTCTTCCAACCGTTCGGCGCCGTTTTAAAGTACGGAAAGTGTTGACTGTAACAAGAGATTACTCAAATAAACAACATTGCCAATTAGGAACACAAACTGTCGCACACAAAgtatttgcaaaatatttaccacataaaattataaatttcagcaACTGGAAGACTGCCGGTGCGTGAATTTTTCAAAGCCATCGCAATTAAACATGAATACGAATACGCAGGTTTGGGAAAATCAGCACAATGTTGAGGTTTATTATTAACAGCGATATATTTAGCTGTTCCGGTATCACTAAACGAAGTAAAAGTTGTGGTAGGCTTAATTATCtgtctattattatttaacgTGCCATTGTCTATCAAAATGGTGGCTGAATTTTTATTAGCGCTGGAGAGCAGCGTTCTCGACTGCGGATGCCCCACGATGTGAATATTCCCCGATATAATAGTCTGCGTGCCGTTCGGCGACGCTTTTATAATCTGAGCATTCGTCAAATTGTGATTGGAACTTAAAATCGAACAatttttagtgtttatttttaataactccGGCTTTGAcgtgtttattttcaaatttggaTATGAAATGATATTCGTCGGGATGTTGACGTGCACCTCCTCGAGCTCTTCTTCGATCTCCTCTTTGATATCGTTAATCAGGGTGTTCTTCTTGGCAAAGATCAGTTTAGAGTCGCGGACGAACTCGGCACCGACAGAACTGTCGCTGTCCTCGTCGTCGTCCTCCATCTTCATCTTCATGATTTTCATATACTCTCTATTATCCAAAAGAGATTCGTTTTTGTACTCTACCGGACTAGGCGTCGACGACCTGCTCGAGTCGCAACTCTCCGACGAATTCAACATGTGATTCGAGTCTTGATCGTCGCTATTCTTATACGGAGATTCGGAGAACATTGAGGGCATCACGGAATTGGGATTGACCATCACGGCGTTGGCCTCGGACCCGTACAGATCCAGATTATGCACAAAGTTTGAAGAGTTGTGAGAGTTGGAATTGAGACCGGTAATCCACGTAGTGGCATTATCCATCTCTATGTCTAATAACGGCGGCAAATCAGAAAAACTTACACCTAGAGCAtcctaaaaaagaaaaaaaaaaaatatatatatatacatttgattAAGAACAATatactcatatatgtaaattgtgtttatataatatttaccgaAAAATCAGAAGCACTGCCTAAATCGGTGGCTACCTCGGATTTGATGTCTATATCGAGCATGTCTTGAAGCGAATCAGTCATATAGAGGTCCATCATGCTACATTCGTATAAATACtggaaagaaaaaaacaaacagaTAAAGAACAAAGTTGATATTTATATCATTCTTAATGGACGAACAAGTATGGGTACAATTCGATCGAGTTTTTGTAAACATTCCGCAAGGATAAATGTTTTGATGCAGGTCATGAGAAGTGTATCCTAGGACACACAAGAACGAGCCAGAGTGTACAATggaacaaacacacacatcaTGGACCAGAACCAGTTTTGGCCGAGAGTTTCACGAGAAAAACCAGGCAAAAGCCCGCGAGAAGAGCGCGCGCAAAACTTATAACTTTTCACTTCAGATGTACATACTACATGATATTATTCCATTGAGAGAAGGAAAAAAAGAGCCGACAGcgataaattacaatattaactAGCAATAACACACACGAGAGTCAGATAAATATGAACGAATTTAATGGGAGAACGTAGGTTGCGTGGGCGACACACCGCAAAAGCAGCTGTTGAATGAAACAAGGTTGCGCAATAATGCGATTAAGAACCGACGAAACTTCTTTGTTCGCAACCAACTACTTTCATTTAATGATGCACGTACCTCCACTGACTACTCCACACCTCCTCGGTTAATATACAACGAATAAACGAAGTTTTCGCGTCAAAAAGCCACGGTACGTGTTGTCGAAGAAATGAGGCGAATTCAAAAATCGAAACCCAATACGTAATCGAAATGGCGGGAAAAGTGAAAACCGCAACCTACACGAGATTAGAGTATGAAACTCACCGAACAaagtaaaattatgtatataattacgcGTAACATTATGTGTAAAAGTTTTCGAGGCAATCGTtcattaaaaatgtacaaaggtttatataatatacacataaataagaaCATTTTACGAGCTTTGCAGGAAAAATAATGATCACAATGTTTGACATCACATACATCATGTATTCAAGGAAAtgaagcatatgtatatacagatttACCTCCACATGAAATGCAACACAATACTCAAAATAagcaaaaagttttttttaactaGTCTtagatcatcatcatcatcatcatcatctacggccattcactgctggatgaaggcctctccaacaagcttcctctcgtctctgttttgcttaactctcatccatctcaccccacacattttcctaatttcgtctacctatcttccttttacccttttgcattctcttgggtaccattctagcacttattttgtccattcttctagccacatggcccgcccattgccatttagaTTTCTTCAATCTCTCCCAATTTATCCaccacccttgtcatacttctcttccacttattccgtttcctgtctcccctcgttatgccaagcatacaacttttcatacttatttgagtgcattggactttgtgtagcaacttggcgttcaatgtccaagtttagGCTTACATATTTACCTATAAATCTTAAAATTACAAACTAAAAAACGTACAAGCATTATTGCATACACGAAGGCCTACCCCCACCCACAAAAAAAATGCGCGCGCAGATATCTTGTACTGGTCGCTGTTTTTTGCATACCTTAGCcaaaaagagggggggggggtgagccTTCGTAAATGAAACGACTCTTTGTGTAAACAAGAGAATTCAACTCCTTTAAGTATTTAGTAAACTCAATCACAAAAGCTTGAGCTTTTGTAATGCTGTGCGTACGAAAATACACAGCACAACGATCATAATCCTGCAAAACGGCATCTCTATTCTCTCCGTGATAACATTTTTCAACCAGACGTCTCATATGGATCTCAAAACAATACGTCCATTACAAATATGATAAGTCTCGCTTTCATCGTCGTTCTTTTACATcccacaatataaaaaaaaatccaggtGTTACCTTACACACGTACGTGCGTACATACACGGGCAAATCTTGAGGTCATCGAAATAACACAGAATTACACCCTCGACACACACAGGTATTCTACGACAGTTACAGGTGTAAAAATAGCTTTTATCGCCGAATACACTGAAAAGTACAATGGTACTGTTATTGCTTCCGGAATCGACTTTCcgcaaatacacacatgcatacgaaGGGAAAGTGGGAACGGTTGATACGAACATAAACAAAGCGCAACTCGAGCATCGAAT from Arctopsyche grandis isolate Sample6627 chromosome 9, ASM5162203v2, whole genome shotgun sequence carries:
- the jumu gene encoding forkhead box protein N4 jumeau gives rise to the protein MMDLYMTDSLQDMLDIDIKSEVATDLGSASDFSDALGVSFSDLPPLLDIEMDNATTWITGLNSNSHNSSNFVHNLDLYGSEANAVMVNPNSVMPSMFSESPYKNSDDQDSNHMLNSSESCDSSRSSTPSPVEYKNESLLDNREYMKIMKMKMEDDDEDSDSSVGAEFVRDSKLIFAKKNTLINDIKEEIEEELEEVHVNIPTNIISYPNLKINTSKPELLKINTKNCSILSSNHNLTNAQIIKASPNGTQTIISGNIHIVGHPQSRTLLSSANKNSATILIDNGTLNNNRQIIKPTTTFTSFSDTGTAKYIAVNNKPQHCADFPKPAYSYSCLIAMALKNSRTGSLPVAEIYNFMCQHFPYFKTAPNGWKNSVRHNLSLNKCFEKIEKPATNGSQRKGCLWAMNPTKVVKMDEEVQKWSRKDPQAIRKAMVRPDSLEALERGEMKFCSENNGEDYGSEEEELDVDEAYLVSSSPAGSPTLVHHYDDETSDVEVMENTYDDVEVEESKPLMLEFALASSQFHTENPAKRPKTNFIYHTVSATPHVSRRKAPLVNRIA